The following proteins come from a genomic window of Trifolium pratense cultivar HEN17-A07 linkage group LG4, ARS_RC_1.1, whole genome shotgun sequence:
- the LOC123920761 gene encoding serine/threonine-protein kinase-like protein At3g51990 encodes MGYLNLSCKAESSISTSNSLSSSSTSSKPNKDKDKEKTIKIQQFQYSDLEAATNNFSNNQLLGKGSHGYVYKAIVHGKPVAVKRPSRPHSLLNHNRPISSSSPEITNEVDNEIDILSKIQSPRLVNLVGFTNDSKDRLLVVEFMCNGTLFDVLHSSSRTLNWGRRIRLAFQTAKAIDILHSSNPPVIHRDIKSANVLIDQNYNARLGDFGLALMGFDRVRSTPPAGTMGYLDPFYVTPDNLSTKIDVFSFGILLLEIISGRKAIDVAYSPPSVVDWAIPLIKKGKIFAVYDPRIPPPKDAFVRKQLALIAAKCVRSCRERRPSMNEVVNWLCGLCKLVPNHSWNGFNINNPCMMVENVGRPVEPRNGQLRSSRFAEEGNFGGSVDARLSKSALRYSRRVYSDLGFSSNLMDLMATTEEAEFIRDADGVVQPSSSKSVEQVSSSRFGSGRYFARGKNLYRPCGTDKDAFGLSKGQIVGENSSNLKQDEVSESTLTSLATEVI; translated from the coding sequence aTGGGTTACCTCAATCTTTCTTGCAAAGCTGAATCATCAATCTCAACCTCAAATtctctatcatcatcatcaacatcatcaaaaCCAAACAAAGATAAAGACAAAGAAAAAACCATCAAGATCCAACAGTTTCAATACAGTGATCTTGAAGCAGCAACAAACAATTTCTCAAACAACCAACTTCTTGGTAAAGGTAGTCATGGTTATGTCTACAAAGCAATTGTTCATGGTAAACCTGTAGCTGTAAAAAGACCATCAAGACCTCACTCTCTTCTCAATCATAACAGACCCATCTCATCATCTTCACCTGAAATCACCAATGAAGTCGATAACGAAATCGATATTTTATCGAAAATTCAAAGTCCCAGGTTGGTTAATCTTGTTGGGTTTACAAATGATTCAAAAGATAGACTTTTGGTTGTTGAATTTATGTGTAATGGTACCCTTTTTGATGTTCTTCATTCTTCTTCAAGAACCCTTAATTGGGGTAGAAGAATTCGTTTAGCTTTTCAAACTGCTAAAGCTATTGATATACTTCATTCATCAAATCCACCTGTTATTCATAGAGATATTAAATCTGCTAATGTTcttattgatcaaaattataATGCTAGAttaggtgattttggtttagcaTTAATGGGTTTTGATAGGGTAAGGTCAACTCCACCTGCTGGTACAATGGGTTATCTTGATCCTTTTTATGTTACACCTGATAATTTGAGTACTAAAATTGATGTTTTTAGTTTTGGGATTTTGTTGTTGGAGATTATAAGTGGTAGGAAAGCAATTGATGTTGCTTATTCGCCGCCATCGGTTGTGGATTGGGCTATTCCACTTATTAAGAAAGGGAAAATTTTTGCTGTTTATGATCCTAGAATACCACCTCCTAAGGATGCTTTTGTGAGGAAACAATTGGCTTTGATTGCGGCGAAATGTGTTAGGTCTTGTAGGGAAAGAAGGCCTTCGATGAACGAGGTTGTTAATTGGCTTTGTGGGTTGTGTAAATTGGTTCCGAATCATTCGTGGAATGGTTTTAATATTAATAACCCTTGTATGATGGTTGAAAATGTTGGACGTCCGGTTGAACCGAGAAATGGTCAGTTACGTAGTTCGAGGTTTGCGGAAGAAGGGAATTTTGGTGGTTCGGTGGATGCTAGATTGTCGAAGTCTGCATTGAGATATTCGAGGAGAGTGTATTCGGATTTGGGGTTTAGTAGTAATTTAATGGATCTTATGGCTACGACTGAGGAGGCGGAGTTTATACGAGATGCTGATGGTGTTGTTCAACCTAGTTCTTCTAAATCAGTTGAACAAGTTTCTAGTTCTAGATTTGGCAGTGGAAGATATTTTGCAAGAGGTAAAAATCTATACCGGCCTTGTGGTACTGATAAAGATGCTTTTGGGTTGAGTAAAGGCCAGATTGTTGGGGAGAATTCTTCAAATTTAAAGCAGGATGAGGTTTCTGAATCAACTTTAACTTCTCTTGCAACTGAGGTTATCTAG